GAGTCCGCGCCCGATGCCGCGCAGCGCGGCGGCGGGCAGGACGCGGCCGAGCGAGGTGGCACCGGCGGCGATCCGGCGGAAGCGGTCCCGCTCGTCCTGCTGGTGGAGGACGACCCCTGGATCCGGAGCGCGGTCCGGGCGCTCCTGGAGCAGGAGGGCTACCGGGTGGCGGAGACCGAGCTCGGGGAGGAGGCGCTCCCGCTGACCCGCCGCCTTCGCCCGGACGTGGTCCTCATGGACCTGGTGCTCCCCGTGATGAGCGGGCTGGACACCGTCCGCTCGCTGAAGGAGCACGCCGACACGGCCGCGGTCCCGGTGATCGCCACGTCGGGGCTCCGCCTCCCGGGAGCGGACGCGCTCGCCGCCGCCGGGTTCGCGGGCTCGCTGGGCAAGCCGTACCGCGGGGCGGAGCTGTTCGCGGAGCTGCAGCGGGTGCTCGCCCGGCGGGGGGCCTGACGGGGCGGCCCCGCGCGGCTGAGCGCTCGCTCGCAGCACCGCACCCCCAGGTCGAAGGACGCTCCATGGAAGAAGCTCCCCGCCCACCGTTCCGCAACCGCATCCTCGCCGGGCTCCCGGAGGAGGTGCTGGAGCGGCTGCGCCCCGCGCTGGAGCCGGTGGAGCTGAAGCTGGGACAGGTCGTGGCCGAGCCCAACCGCCCCATCGGGCACGTCGTCTTCCCGGAGGAGGGGATCGTCTCCATCGTCGCCGTCATGCTGGACGGGTCCGCCGTGGAGACGGCGACGGTGGGGAGCGACGGGATGGCGGGGCTCGCGGTGTTCCTGGGGGCCGGGAGCATGGCCGGGGAGATGTTCGTGCAGGTGCCGGGGCACGGGCACCGCATGGCGGCCGACGTGCTGCGGGCGGAGGTGAGCGGCGGGGGAGTGCTCTTCGACCTGCTGGGACGCTACGCCCAGGCGCTCTTCACCATGCTGTCGCAGTCGTCCGCCTGCAACCGCAAGCACCCGCTGGACGCGCGCTGCGCCCGCTGGCTCCTGCTTACGCACGACCGGGTGGACGGAGACGCCTTCCACCTGACGCACCTCATCCTGTCGCAGATGCTCGGCGTCCGCCGCGCCACCGTCAGCGAGGCGGCGGGGAGGCTCCAGGCGGCCGGGCTCATCGAGTACAGCCGCGGCCGCCTCACCATCCTCGACCGCCCCGGGCTGGAGCGCGTGAGCTGCGAGTGCTACGCGATCATCCGCAGCGAGTTCGCCCGCCTGGTGGAGGGCGTG
This genomic stretch from Longimicrobiaceae bacterium harbors:
- a CDS encoding Crp/Fnr family transcriptional regulator — protein: MEEAPRPPFRNRILAGLPEEVLERLRPALEPVELKLGQVVAEPNRPIGHVVFPEEGIVSIVAVMLDGSAVETATVGSDGMAGLAVFLGAGSMAGEMFVQVPGHGHRMAADVLRAEVSGGGVLFDLLGRYAQALFTMLSQSSACNRKHPLDARCARWLLLTHDRVDGDAFHLTHLILSQMLGVRRATVSEAAGRLQAAGLIEYSRGRLTILDRPGLERVSCECYAIIRSEFARLVEGVEWPSPLDGA
- a CDS encoding response regulator is translated as MTLVEESAPDAAQRGGGQDAAERGGTGGDPAEAVPLVLLVEDDPWIRSAVRALLEQEGYRVAETELGEEALPLTRRLRPDVVLMDLVLPVMSGLDTVRSLKEHADTAAVPVIATSGLRLPGADALAAAGFAGSLGKPYRGAELFAELQRVLARRGA